In Kryptolebias marmoratus isolate JLee-2015 linkage group LG11, ASM164957v2, whole genome shotgun sequence, the following proteins share a genomic window:
- the LOC108250929 gene encoding troponin I, fast skeletal muscle isoform X1, with amino-acid sequence MSEKKMSSSRKHHLKSLMLSIAKGLLEAEEREREKEKERYMAESCPPLAMPRTMQELQELCREIHHKIDVIDEERYDLEIKINKSDKEIDDLRIKVQDVMGKFKKPVLRKVRMSADAMLKALLGSKHTVNLDLRANLKQVKKEVKEEEKELRDVGDWRKNIEDKSGMDGRKKMFEAEV; translated from the exons ATGTCAGA AAAAAAGATGTCTTCAAGTCGCAAGCATCATCTGAAG AGTTTGATGCTGTCCATTGCCAAAGGTTTATTGGAGGCGGAAGAacgggagagagagaaagagaaggagaggtATATGGCTGAGAGCTGTCCTCCCCTGGCCATGCCCAGAACcatgcaggagctgcag GAGCTCTGCAGAGAGATCCACCACAAGATTGATGTCATTGATGAGGAGCGATATGACCTGgaaattaaaatcaacaaatcCGACAAGGAG ATAGACGACCTAAGAATCAAAGTTCAGGACGTTATGGGCAAGTTCAAGAAGCCTGTCCTGAGGAAAGTGCGTATGTCTGCTGATGCCATGCTCAAAGCTCTGCTGGGCTCCAAACATACAGTCAATCTGGACCTGAGAGCCAATTTAAAGCAGGTCAAGAAGGAAGTCAAAGAGGAG GAGAAGGAGCTTCGTGACGTTGGTGACTGGCGCAAAAACATTGAGGACAAATCTGGAATGGACGGGAGGAAGAAGATGTTTGAAGCCGAGGTTTAA
- the LOC108250929 gene encoding troponin I, fast skeletal muscle isoform X2, with protein MSEKKMSSSRKHHLKSLMLSIAKGLLEAEEREREKEKERYMAESCPPLAMPRTMQELQIDDLRIKVQDVMGKFKKPVLRKVRMSADAMLKALLGSKHTVNLDLRANLKQVKKEVKEEEKELRDVGDWRKNIEDKSGMDGRKKMFEAEV; from the exons ATGTCAGA AAAAAAGATGTCTTCAAGTCGCAAGCATCATCTGAAG AGTTTGATGCTGTCCATTGCCAAAGGTTTATTGGAGGCGGAAGAacgggagagagagaaagagaaggagaggtATATGGCTGAGAGCTGTCCTCCCCTGGCCATGCCCAGAACcatgcaggagctgcag ATAGACGACCTAAGAATCAAAGTTCAGGACGTTATGGGCAAGTTCAAGAAGCCTGTCCTGAGGAAAGTGCGTATGTCTGCTGATGCCATGCTCAAAGCTCTGCTGGGCTCCAAACATACAGTCAATCTGGACCTGAGAGCCAATTTAAAGCAGGTCAAGAAGGAAGTCAAAGAGGAG GAGAAGGAGCTTCGTGACGTTGGTGACTGGCGCAAAAACATTGAGGACAAATCTGGAATGGACGGGAGGAAGAAGATGTTTGAAGCCGAGGTTTAA